In Paenibacillus sp. BIC5C1, a genomic segment contains:
- a CDS encoding hybrid sensor histidine kinase/response regulator: MGTVSITRGFYENIQEAASHIVDVLSGILKVNTIFVATNDGVTNVIMEAFNREEELIAKGSELPFEASYCSLVLRDKGSSLIITDTCEHPLTRSMDVTSGLGNRFFVGIPIMRRSGETFGTICLMDDPDYVISETDMKTLQAMAVFLGYVVDLEDTLQVQEQKLSDSEQLQEQLQAEKERAESEAMTKTQMLSLMSHEIRNPLNGILGLTDLMRTPDMSDEQTEYVNMIETSGNILLSLLNNMMSFNVNDAGKTVVHDDPFDLVATIENTVYLYAGLALSKNIELGLNLDLNVSQVFVGDEIKIGQLLSHVIQYALDSTRAGSVLVTATVAGGDAEEAGTLQLYVKYTGRMLSSDNKLRSYDNLDGNISTQKLVGTNLGLAVSQNLAILMNGRIQVHGIGDKETEFEICLPLRRHWELPQLANIQHRLKGKKVLLAKDPDILQGASSLMRRWEMDVHMTSVTTEAYDWIQKGFTPDVAVVDMGLLEGGAVDFVHKLKRLVTDSPVIVLIPYGMHIDPHEAEVFDAVLTKPVKQADLLNALSIIVH; encoded by the coding sequence ATGGGAACGGTAAGTATTACAAGGGGCTTCTATGAAAATATACAGGAAGCCGCATCCCATATCGTAGACGTATTAAGCGGAATATTAAAGGTGAACACCATCTTCGTTGCCACGAATGATGGCGTGACCAATGTTATTATGGAAGCTTTTAACCGCGAAGAAGAGTTGATCGCCAAAGGTAGTGAACTTCCATTTGAAGCTTCTTATTGCAGCCTGGTATTAAGAGATAAGGGCAGCAGTCTGATTATCACGGATACTTGTGAACATCCTCTTACGAGATCAATGGACGTAACAAGCGGGCTGGGCAATCGTTTCTTTGTAGGGATTCCCATCATGCGGAGATCCGGGGAAACGTTCGGTACGATCTGTCTGATGGATGATCCTGATTATGTGATCAGTGAAACGGATATGAAAACATTGCAAGCCATGGCCGTTTTTCTCGGGTATGTGGTGGATCTGGAAGATACGCTTCAAGTTCAGGAACAGAAGCTGAGCGATTCGGAGCAATTACAGGAGCAATTGCAGGCAGAGAAGGAACGTGCGGAGTCTGAGGCGATGACCAAGACGCAGATGCTGTCGCTGATGAGCCACGAGATTCGTAATCCCCTGAACGGCATTCTGGGATTAACTGACCTGATGCGTACACCGGATATGTCGGACGAGCAGACAGAATATGTGAATATGATTGAAACCAGCGGTAACATTTTGCTCTCCCTGTTGAATAACATGATGAGTTTTAACGTCAATGACGCAGGCAAAACGGTCGTACACGATGATCCATTTGATCTGGTGGCCACGATTGAGAATACCGTTTATCTCTACGCGGGACTTGCGCTAAGCAAGAACATTGAACTGGGACTGAACCTTGATCTGAATGTGTCCCAGGTTTTCGTTGGGGACGAAATCAAGATTGGGCAGCTATTGTCCCATGTCATTCAATATGCCCTAGATTCAACACGGGCAGGTTCCGTATTGGTTACGGCAACCGTAGCTGGTGGAGATGCAGAGGAAGCGGGTACACTTCAACTCTACGTTAAGTACACTGGACGCATGTTGTCTTCTGATAATAAGCTTAGATCATATGACAATTTGGACGGAAATATCAGTACACAAAAGCTGGTTGGAACCAATCTCGGTTTGGCGGTCAGCCAAAACCTTGCCATCCTTATGAACGGCCGTATTCAGGTGCATGGCATAGGAGACAAGGAGACAGAATTTGAGATCTGCCTGCCGCTCCGCAGACATTGGGAACTGCCTCAGCTTGCCAATATTCAGCATCGACTGAAGGGCAAAAAGGTGTTGCTTGCCAAGGACCCTGACATTCTGCAAGGGGCTTCTTCCCTGATGCGCAGATGGGAGATGGATGTGCATATGACCTCGGTTACGACCGAAGCGTACGACTGGATTCAGAAGGGCTTTACGCCTGATGTGGCCGTTGTGGATATGGGACTGCTGGAGGGCGGTGCTGTGGATTTTGTACACAAGCTGAAGCGCCTGGTTACAGATTCACCGGTCATCGTTTTGATTCCGTATGGCATGCATATCGATCCACATGAAGCGGAAGTCTTCGATGCGGTCCTGACTAAGCCGGTGAAGCAGGCCGATTTGTTGAATGCGTTAAGCATCATTGTGCATTAA
- a CDS encoding anaerobic ribonucleoside triphosphate reductase: MNMLEYASPPASDLLSDLGRRIIGAEDADTLRENANLNGDSFSGKMSRLGSETAKWHALRHVLPKELALAVENGDLYVHDLDQYALGTTNCIFIPFDRLLSSGFNTGNGSVRTPQTIMSAMALVAIIFQSQQNSQYGGVSANKIDWDLAPYVKRSFRKHYRKGQRLFGEITSIEDEQLHLDSDEAKEKCPRAFAFACEETELETGQAAESLIHNLNTMSSRAGGQIPFTSLNYGLCTSAEGRLVSRSLLEATIRGLGNGETPVFPQHIFQCKQGINQSEGNPNYDLFRLAVTCSSRRMYPNFVNVDASFNLPYYQPEDPDTIIATMGCRTRTLADRFGRNRQSGKGNLSFNTINLVKLGIRYGICQGTRAIADRAGFYTALESVMHNATDGLLHRYRIQTNQPAKASDFMMREGVWEGGERLAPNEPVAFLLKHGTLSLGFIGLAECMTALYGRHHGQDLHVHREALNIIRTMRDFCDRMSEQHNLNITLFATPAEGLSGKFTKIDRERYGSIAGVNDREYYTNSFHIPVYYNLPAYRKIELEAPFHSLCNAGAISYVELDGNVRANTAAFQRIVQYALAQDIGYFSINHPIDRCPSCGYEGVIGDVCPGCEAHENHVHFQRLRRVTGYLTGDYKVRFNGAKQAEVRDRVKHR, translated from the coding sequence ATGAACATGCTTGAGTATGCCTCTCCACCGGCATCCGATCTGCTATCTGACCTGGGAAGACGAATTATAGGTGCTGAAGACGCCGATACGCTGAGGGAGAATGCCAATCTGAACGGAGACTCATTCAGCGGCAAGATGAGCAGGCTCGGTTCGGAGACCGCCAAGTGGCATGCTCTGCGTCATGTGCTGCCTAAGGAGCTCGCGCTAGCTGTGGAGAACGGCGATCTGTATGTACACGATCTGGATCAGTATGCACTTGGAACGACAAACTGTATCTTTATTCCGTTTGATCGACTGCTGTCCTCCGGATTCAATACCGGCAATGGTTCGGTTCGTACACCACAGACGATCATGTCTGCCATGGCACTGGTGGCCATTATTTTTCAATCCCAGCAAAACAGTCAGTACGGTGGTGTATCCGCCAATAAAATCGACTGGGATCTCGCCCCTTATGTGAAGCGTTCGTTCCGTAAGCATTACCGGAAGGGACAACGGCTGTTTGGGGAAATCACCTCAATTGAGGATGAGCAACTGCATTTGGATAGCGATGAAGCAAAGGAGAAGTGTCCTCGAGCCTTTGCCTTTGCCTGTGAAGAAACGGAACTGGAGACCGGGCAGGCTGCGGAGTCCCTGATCCATAACCTGAACACCATGAGCAGCCGTGCCGGAGGGCAGATTCCGTTCACATCGCTGAACTACGGGCTGTGTACTTCAGCCGAAGGTCGACTCGTGTCCCGATCGTTGCTGGAAGCGACCATTCGTGGACTCGGTAACGGAGAAACGCCCGTGTTCCCACAACATATATTCCAGTGCAAGCAAGGAATTAACCAATCTGAGGGGAATCCGAATTACGATCTGTTCCGGCTTGCTGTGACCTGCTCCTCACGGCGCATGTATCCGAATTTTGTCAATGTGGATGCTTCCTTCAACCTGCCCTATTATCAACCGGAAGATCCCGACACGATCATTGCGACGATGGGATGCCGTACACGCACACTGGCTGATCGCTTCGGACGCAATCGTCAGAGCGGCAAAGGTAACCTTTCCTTTAATACCATCAATCTGGTCAAGCTCGGCATTCGATATGGGATCTGCCAGGGTACAAGAGCCATCGCTGACCGTGCTGGCTTCTATACGGCGTTGGAATCCGTCATGCACAATGCTACAGATGGACTGCTGCATCGGTATCGAATTCAGACGAATCAGCCTGCCAAAGCATCGGACTTCATGATGCGGGAAGGAGTATGGGAAGGCGGTGAACGATTGGCTCCAAATGAACCAGTGGCTTTCCTGTTAAAACATGGTACGTTATCCCTTGGTTTTATCGGACTTGCTGAATGTATGACTGCTCTATATGGCCGTCACCATGGACAAGACCTGCATGTACATCGAGAGGCCTTGAATATCATTCGTACGATGAGAGATTTCTGTGACCGGATGAGTGAGCAGCATAATCTGAATATCACCTTGTTCGCTACGCCCGCTGAGGGCCTATCCGGCAAATTCACCAAGATTGATCGTGAGCGATACGGCAGTATCGCGGGCGTCAATGACCGGGAATACTACACTAATTCATTTCACATTCCGGTCTATTATAATCTTCCTGCCTATCGCAAGATTGAATTGGAAGCTCCCTTCCACTCATTATGTAATGCCGGAGCGATCTCTTATGTCGAACTCGACGGGAATGTAAGGGCCAATACCGCCGCTTTCCAACGAATCGTTCAATACGCGCTGGCCCAGGACATCGGGTATTTCTCCATTAATCATCCGATTGACCGTTGTCCGTCCTGTGGTTATGAGGGCGTCATTGGAGATGTATGCCCCGGATGTGAGGCTCATGAAAACCATGTGCATTTCCAGCGGCTGCGCCGGGTTACGGGGTATCTGACCGGTGACTATAAAGTGCGGTTCAATGGCGCGAAGCAGGCCGAAGTGAGAGACCGGGTGAAACACCGGTGA
- the nrdG gene encoding anaerobic ribonucleoside-triphosphate reductase activating protein has translation MNLYGYIPESVNEGPGLRAVLFISGCRHACPGCFSPGSWSFRAGEPFTIERRQQILHEVTSHPLLEGVTLCGGDPFFSAAECASWVRQLRAARPDLTLWAYTGFVYEELITDPSRAELSQLCDVIIDGPYIAAERDVSLPFRGSRNQRIIDVGATMASQTIVTMQLDAW, from the coding sequence GTGAATCTGTATGGTTACATCCCGGAATCAGTGAATGAGGGGCCAGGCCTGCGTGCTGTGTTGTTCATCAGTGGATGCCGTCACGCTTGTCCGGGCTGCTTTAGCCCCGGCTCATGGAGCTTCCGTGCAGGCGAACCATTTACGATAGAGCGGCGGCAGCAGATTCTGCATGAAGTGACCTCGCATCCCTTGCTGGAAGGGGTTACTTTATGCGGAGGTGATCCTTTTTTCTCTGCCGCAGAATGCGCATCCTGGGTTCGGCAGCTTCGGGCTGCTCGACCTGATCTGACCTTGTGGGCCTACACGGGGTTTGTGTATGAAGAATTGATTACAGACCCGTCACGGGCGGAGTTATCCCAGCTATGCGACGTCATTATTGATGGTCCTTATATCGCAGCTGAGCGTGACGTGTCACTTCCTTTTCGCGGCAGTCGTAATCAGCGCATCATCGATGTGGGTGCAACCATGGCTAGCCAGACAATCGTTACCATGCAGTTAGATGCATGGTAA
- the metE gene encoding 5-methyltetrahydropteroyltriglutamate--homocysteine S-methyltransferase, producing MSQSQQQQQVLTGNLGYPRIGAGREWKKALESFWAGRIDESTLHQELTTLRLQDLKKQQAQQLDLIPVGDFSYYDHILDVSAMFGVVPERFNHSGGPVSISTYFAMARGNDQATACEMTKWLNTNYHYIVPEIHNDTAFALLENKPLAAYREAKQELGLEGKPVVVGPYSYVRFAKGYDEERFAEIVTRLVPVYSQLLSELQAEGVQWVQIDEPALTLAVSSEDEALLQQVYAALAQAAPELKLLLQTYFESVEAYPVVTSLPVAGIGLDLIHGYEGNLASLREHGFPQDKWLGAGVIDGRNIWRADLAETAKLLEQVAEFAAEGKLIIQPSCSLLHVPVTAAQESALDPVLRNALAFADEKLEEIATLGTLLSGGAKQADQEAALAEASRRAQASTEAVRLLSESESRTRLSGAPAGVHADEQLLRNASFQERRELQQQKWSLPLLPTTTIGSFPQTADVRKARALFRKGEWNAEQYDAYVREQIQEWITIQEEIGLDVLVHGEFERTDMVEFFGEKLTGFAFTKNGWVQSYGSRCVKPPVIYGDVLFNEPMTVKETAYAQTLTSKPVKGMLTGPVTILNWSFVRSDIPRSEVSYQIARAIRDEVEALEQAGIEMIQVDEPALREGLPLKRSKWDEYLQWAVESFRLATATVKPTTQVHTHMCYCEFDDIIEAISDLDADVISIETSRSHGELVGSFEQNTYDKGIGLGVYDIHSPRVPGKDEMLNMIERALQVLPADLFWVNPDCGLKTRGKAEVVDALSIMVDAARTARERVTADSSI from the coding sequence ATGTCGCAATCACAGCAACAGCAACAAGTACTGACAGGCAACCTCGGTTACCCCCGCATCGGTGCGGGACGCGAATGGAAAAAAGCACTGGAGTCCTTCTGGGCTGGCCGAATCGATGAATCCACGCTTCATCAGGAGCTGACCACGCTTCGGTTGCAAGATCTGAAGAAACAACAGGCACAACAGCTCGATCTGATTCCTGTGGGCGACTTCTCCTACTATGATCATATTCTTGACGTATCCGCGATGTTTGGCGTCGTTCCTGAGCGTTTTAACCATTCAGGCGGACCAGTATCCATTTCTACCTACTTCGCCATGGCCCGGGGTAACGATCAGGCAACAGCCTGTGAGATGACCAAATGGCTTAACACCAACTATCACTACATCGTACCTGAGATTCATAATGATACTGCATTTGCATTGCTTGAAAATAAACCCCTTGCCGCCTATCGCGAAGCGAAGCAGGAGCTTGGGCTGGAAGGTAAACCGGTCGTCGTCGGTCCGTACTCGTATGTACGATTCGCCAAAGGCTATGACGAAGAGCGCTTCGCAGAAATCGTCACACGCCTCGTTCCAGTATATAGCCAGCTTCTGTCTGAGCTTCAAGCAGAAGGTGTACAGTGGGTACAGATCGACGAGCCTGCTCTGACGCTGGCTGTCTCTTCCGAAGATGAAGCCTTGCTGCAACAGGTGTATGCTGCCTTGGCACAAGCTGCACCGGAATTGAAGCTGCTGCTTCAAACGTACTTCGAATCGGTGGAAGCTTATCCGGTCGTGACATCACTGCCTGTTGCCGGAATCGGCCTGGACCTGATCCACGGCTATGAAGGCAACCTGGCCAGCCTGCGGGAGCATGGCTTCCCGCAGGATAAATGGTTGGGCGCCGGTGTCATCGACGGGCGCAACATCTGGCGCGCCGATCTCGCAGAGACGGCGAAGCTGCTGGAGCAGGTGGCTGAATTCGCAGCCGAAGGCAAGCTGATCATTCAGCCTTCCTGCAGCCTGTTGCATGTACCGGTGACTGCCGCTCAGGAGAGCGCGCTTGATCCAGTGCTGCGCAATGCCCTGGCCTTTGCCGACGAGAAGCTGGAGGAAATTGCGACGCTCGGCACGTTGTTGTCCGGCGGTGCGAAGCAGGCGGACCAGGAAGCGGCTTTGGCTGAAGCCAGCCGCCGCGCCCAGGCAAGCACCGAAGCGGTGCGCCTGCTGAGCGAGTCCGAATCACGGACACGCCTGAGTGGTGCGCCTGCAGGGGTACATGCTGATGAGCAGCTGCTTCGCAACGCATCATTCCAGGAGCGACGCGAATTGCAGCAGCAAAAATGGTCGCTCCCGCTGCTGCCAACAACTACCATTGGCAGCTTCCCGCAAACGGCGGACGTGCGCAAAGCACGTGCACTCTTCCGTAAAGGGGAATGGAATGCGGAGCAATATGACGCTTATGTGCGTGAACAGATCCAGGAGTGGATTACCATCCAGGAGGAAATTGGTCTGGATGTGCTGGTACACGGTGAGTTTGAACGTACCGATATGGTCGAGTTTTTCGGTGAAAAGCTGACCGGATTCGCCTTCACCAAAAACGGCTGGGTACAATCCTACGGCTCACGATGCGTGAAGCCACCTGTAATCTACGGAGATGTGCTGTTCAATGAACCGATGACGGTAAAAGAAACGGCATATGCCCAGACACTGACCAGCAAACCGGTGAAAGGCATGCTCACAGGTCCGGTAACAATCCTGAACTGGTCCTTTGTCCGCTCGGATATTCCACGCAGTGAAGTATCCTACCAGATTGCTCGCGCCATTCGCGACGAGGTTGAAGCCCTGGAGCAAGCAGGCATTGAGATGATTCAGGTCGATGAGCCAGCTCTGCGTGAAGGACTTCCACTCAAACGAAGCAAGTGGGATGAGTACCTGCAATGGGCCGTGGAATCCTTCCGTTTGGCTACTGCAACCGTAAAACCAACAACACAGGTGCATACCCACATGTGCTACTGCGAGTTCGATGATATTATTGAAGCCATCAGCGATCTGGATGCAGATGTGATCTCGATCGAGACATCCCGCAGCCATGGGGAACTGGTAGGCAGCTTCGAGCAGAATACGTATGACAAAGGCATCGGACTCGGTGTATACGATATCCACAGTCCTCGTGTTCCAGGCAAGGACGAGATGTTGAATATGATTGAGCGTGCACTTCAAGTGCTGCCAGCAGATCTGTTCTGGGTAAACCCTGACTGCGGGCTGAAAACACGTGGTAAAGCTGAAGTCGTAGATGCATTGAGCATCATGGTGGATGCTGCTCGTACGGCAAGAGAACGGGTAACCGCTGATTCCTCAATCTAA
- a CDS encoding glycoside hydrolase family 3 C-terminal domain-containing protein, with amino-acid sequence MTNQTKYPFQDTTLELDTRVKDLVSRLSEDEKIESMLQYQPAVERLGIAAYKHGTEAAHGLAWLGEATSFPQPVGLACTWDADLMKEIGSVIGDEARVFYKRNPAVNGLTLWAPTVDMERDPRWGRNEEAYGEDPELTAELTTALVKGIQGDHPKYYKAVATLKHFLANNNEVDRGSGSSSIDPRNMREYYLKAFEKPFKEGGAQSMMTAYNSINGTPALLHPFVNEIVKGEWGMDGFIVSDAGDVMGIKNDHKYYDSHTPGTVESVKAGIDSITDDADLSKQALREGLEQGILTMEDIDLALFNTFRVRFRLGEFDPAEGNPYASIGEEAMMTEKAKALSLRAAREQVVLLKNDQGTLPLDKTKSGKVAVIGQLGGTVYRDWYAGTMPYSVSPLEAISGKVGDDKVAFKDGNDRITLTSVASGKAVGLAEDEKSSIIASGNAETFTLSDWGFGSYTLKADSNGKYLTTDEETVTASADEVYGWFVKEVFNLLPQQDGSVGLKTWNGKTVAAPNGGNDAFAVTEELKSFGVTETFKKDIVVNGLEEAVAAAKEAETAVVFVGNNPLVNGKEEIDRPSLDLAESQQRLVEAVYAANPNTVVVIVGSYPFTSNWVQENIPAVLYTSHAGQELGNAVADVLYGDYAPAGRLNMTWVQSADQLTDIRDYDIIQSGRTYQYFEGDVLYPFGHGLTYASFKYSNLELSPAQAGVEETITVHVDVTNTGTIASDEVVQLYVRAGQSRVKRPLKTLKGFRRLHIEAGATVKVSFTLPVQELAIWDVTRDRYVVESGTYSIMVGKSSADVQLVADLTVQGETIPARNLGVATRAENYDAYFGVELDESKEGGTSVRVIGEQGWIAFKDADLGSGAAAFEARVSSEQADAVLEVRLGAPDGTLAGRMELTQGEAQQWSTVKADLQGVSGQQDVYLVLSAGVRVSHFEIH; translated from the coding sequence ATGACCAACCAAACGAAATATCCTTTCCAGGATACAACGCTCGAACTAGATACACGTGTAAAGGACCTCGTCTCCCGTCTGTCGGAAGATGAGAAAATCGAATCGATGCTGCAATACCAACCCGCAGTAGAACGCCTAGGTATCGCAGCATACAAACATGGCACAGAAGCAGCCCATGGCCTAGCCTGGCTTGGCGAAGCGACTTCCTTCCCGCAGCCGGTAGGGCTAGCATGCACATGGGATGCGGATCTGATGAAAGAGATCGGCTCCGTGATCGGGGATGAGGCACGTGTATTTTACAAACGCAATCCGGCAGTAAACGGTCTGACGCTGTGGGCGCCTACGGTTGATATGGAGCGTGATCCACGTTGGGGTCGGAACGAAGAGGCTTATGGTGAAGACCCGGAACTGACTGCTGAGCTGACAACGGCCTTGGTTAAGGGAATTCAGGGCGACCATCCGAAGTATTACAAGGCGGTTGCCACGCTGAAGCATTTCCTTGCAAACAATAATGAAGTGGACCGTGGCAGTGGTTCATCGAGCATTGATCCGCGCAACATGCGTGAATATTATCTGAAGGCGTTCGAGAAACCGTTCAAAGAGGGCGGTGCACAGTCAATGATGACCGCGTACAACTCTATTAATGGTACACCGGCATTGCTGCATCCGTTTGTAAACGAGATTGTGAAGGGCGAATGGGGCATGGATGGCTTCATTGTCAGTGATGCAGGGGATGTCATGGGGATCAAGAACGATCATAAATACTATGATTCGCACACACCAGGTACAGTAGAGTCCGTCAAAGCTGGTATTGACAGTATTACCGATGATGCGGATCTGTCGAAGCAGGCGCTGCGTGAAGGATTAGAGCAAGGCATACTCACAATGGAAGACATTGATCTGGCGTTGTTCAATACGTTCCGTGTGCGTTTCCGTCTGGGTGAATTCGATCCAGCTGAGGGCAATCCATATGCTTCGATTGGTGAAGAAGCCATGATGACGGAGAAGGCGAAGGCCCTGTCATTGAGAGCAGCGAGAGAGCAAGTTGTACTGCTCAAAAATGATCAAGGCACGCTTCCACTGGATAAAACAAAATCCGGCAAAGTGGCTGTGATTGGTCAACTGGGCGGAACAGTCTATCGTGACTGGTATGCAGGCACCATGCCATATAGCGTATCCCCGCTTGAAGCGATCAGCGGCAAAGTAGGCGACGACAAGGTTGCATTCAAGGATGGCAATGACCGCATTACATTGACTTCAGTGGCAAGCGGCAAGGCTGTCGGATTGGCTGAAGATGAGAAATCATCCATCATTGCTTCGGGAAATGCAGAGACATTTACACTGAGTGACTGGGGCTTTGGCAGTTACACGCTGAAGGCAGACAGTAATGGGAAATACCTGACGACGGATGAAGAAACGGTTACGGCATCGGCGGATGAAGTATATGGCTGGTTTGTGAAGGAAGTATTCAATCTATTGCCACAACAGGACGGAAGCGTGGGGCTGAAGACTTGGAACGGAAAAACCGTAGCGGCACCCAATGGCGGAAACGATGCGTTTGCGGTAACCGAAGAGTTGAAATCTTTCGGTGTTACGGAAACATTCAAGAAGGATATTGTGGTGAATGGATTGGAGGAAGCTGTAGCGGCCGCGAAGGAAGCGGAGACGGCGGTTGTATTTGTCGGCAACAATCCACTTGTGAATGGTAAAGAAGAGATCGACCGCCCAAGTCTGGACCTGGCTGAATCCCAGCAGCGTCTGGTTGAAGCCGTTTATGCAGCGAATCCAAATACTGTTGTAGTTATCGTGGGAAGTTACCCGTTCACGTCCAACTGGGTGCAGGAGAACATTCCGGCTGTATTGTATACATCCCATGCGGGACAAGAGCTAGGGAATGCTGTCGCTGACGTATTGTATGGCGATTATGCGCCAGCAGGCCGCCTGAATATGACGTGGGTACAATCGGCAGATCAGCTGACCGATATCAGAGACTACGATATCATTCAATCCGGACGTACGTATCAGTACTTTGAAGGTGACGTACTATATCCATTCGGACATGGATTAACGTATGCATCGTTTAAATACAGTAATTTGGAGCTCAGTCCAGCTCAGGCTGGAGTCGAAGAGACCATTACTGTGCATGTGGACGTGACAAATACAGGAACGATCGCCAGTGATGAGGTTGTGCAGTTGTATGTGCGTGCCGGACAGTCCCGTGTGAAACGTCCGCTCAAAACGTTAAAAGGGTTCCGTCGTCTGCATATTGAAGCTGGAGCTACAGTAAAAGTCAGCTTTACATTGCCAGTTCAGGAACTGGCGATCTGGGATGTAACCCGTGATCGTTATGTGGTCGAAAGCGGCACCTACTCCATTATGGTGGGTAAATCTTCTGCCGATGTTCAGCTTGTTGCTGACCTGACAGTACAAGGGGAGACTATTCCTGCACGTAATCTGGGTGTGGCTACTCGGGCCGAGAATTATGATGCATACTTCGGTGTGGAGCTGGATGAGAGCAAAGAAGGCGGAACTTCTGTCCGTGTGATTGGTGAACAAGGCTGGATTGCCTTCAAGGATGCAGATCTGGGCAGCGGTGCAGCAGCGTTTGAAGCTCGTGTATCATCAGAGCAGGCAGATGCGGTATTGGAAGTTCGACTGGGCGCACCTGACGGTACACTGGCAGGACGCATGGAACTGACACAGGGCGAGGCCCAGCAGTGGTCCACGGTTAAGGCAGACCTGCAAGGTGTATCAGGTCAACAGGATGTATACCTCGTGTTGTCCGCAGGAGTACGTGTTAGCCATTTCGAGATTCATTAA
- a CDS encoding FAD-dependent oxidoreductase gives MPSIPESLWRATNTFNEYPKLIEDTTADVAIIGAGIAGITTAYLLAQKGMRVVVLEAGKVLDGTTGHTTAKVSAQHGVIFDELLHHFGEEQARMYYEGNATAAKWMRDLVKDKQIDCQWAEEDAYVYIQSEENLKKLEIELTAYGKLNIPGQWVDPLPIPVPSRAGIKMPGQARFDPLSYLHYLLESAVKQGVRIYEHTTVTDVEEDASLHVRTYENGPSVTAEHVVVASHFPVYDPGFYFSRLHAERSYAVVVEPQKPFTGGMYISDDEPYRSLRTVIHKGKEHILFGGENHKTGQGICTVGHYENLERYAADTFGIRNIPFRWSAQDLISIDKVPYIGPITGRHERVYVATGFAKWGMTTGTMAGHILTDRITGRDNAYAAVFDPARFKVDPGVKNFLVENVNVAAELISGKVGIIHKNTGELGNDEGAVVRHDGKRAGAYKDPTGKLFLVDTTCTHLGCEVEWNAGERSWDCPCHGSRFNYTGKVIEGPAVKDLTVLDAHK, from the coding sequence ATGCCTTCCATTCCGGAGTCTCTGTGGAGAGCAACAAACACATTCAATGAATATCCGAAACTGATAGAAGATACAACCGCCGATGTAGCCATTATTGGTGCAGGAATTGCAGGCATTACAACAGCCTACTTGCTGGCCCAGAAGGGCATGCGTGTGGTTGTGCTTGAAGCAGGAAAAGTGCTGGATGGCACAACAGGCCACACAACAGCCAAGGTATCGGCACAGCATGGCGTGATATTTGATGAATTGCTTCATCATTTTGGAGAAGAACAGGCCCGCATGTATTATGAAGGCAATGCAACAGCTGCCAAGTGGATGCGCGATCTGGTAAAAGATAAACAGATTGATTGCCAGTGGGCTGAGGAAGATGCCTATGTCTACATTCAATCCGAGGAAAATCTCAAGAAGCTGGAGATTGAGCTGACAGCCTATGGCAAGCTGAATATTCCTGGTCAATGGGTTGATCCCCTTCCCATCCCTGTTCCGTCCAGGGCAGGGATTAAGATGCCGGGACAGGCTCGCTTTGACCCGCTCAGTTACTTACATTACTTACTGGAATCCGCAGTCAAGCAAGGTGTACGCATTTACGAACATACAACAGTTACCGATGTAGAGGAGGATGCCTCGCTACATGTGCGGACATATGAGAATGGTCCATCCGTTACAGCCGAACATGTCGTTGTTGCCTCCCATTTTCCGGTCTATGATCCCGGATTTTATTTTTCACGGCTGCACGCTGAACGTTCCTACGCTGTTGTTGTTGAACCTCAGAAACCTTTCACCGGTGGCATGTATATCTCAGACGATGAACCCTATCGATCCCTGCGTACTGTCATTCATAAAGGGAAGGAACACATCCTCTTTGGAGGGGAAAATCACAAAACCGGACAGGGCATCTGCACAGTCGGTCATTATGAAAATTTGGAGCGTTATGCAGCCGATACATTCGGCATTCGCAACATCCCTTTCCGCTGGTCAGCTCAGGATCTGATCTCCATCGATAAAGTCCCTTACATTGGTCCAATTACTGGACGACATGAACGAGTCTATGTGGCTACCGGCTTTGCCAAATGGGGTATGACCACAGGAACGATGGCTGGGCATATCCTTACGGACCGGATTACCGGACGCGACAACGCTTACGCTGCTGTATTCGATCCTGCAAGATTCAAGGTAGACCCAGGTGTGAAAAACTTCCTTGTAGAGAATGTCAATGTAGCCGCGGAACTGATCTCTGGCAAAGTTGGCATTATACACAAGAACACGGGAGAACTCGGCAACGATGAAGGGGCTGTCGTTCGCCATGACGGCAAACGTGCCGGCGCCTACAAGGACCCGACTGGCAAACTTTTTCTCGTGGATACGACCTGCACCCATTTGGGATGTGAAGTGGAATGGAATGCTGGGGAACGCTCCTGGGATTGCCCATGCCATGGCTCACGCTTCAATTACACTGGAAAAGTCATTGAAGGCCCTGCCGTTAAAGACCTTACAGTATTGGATGCACATAAATAA